The DNA window CGATACGCAGAAAGAAGGGGAACGCATCGTCCACACGATCGACCATCTGCCTGAAGACCTGATGCAGCGGGTCGTCGCCGAGGTGGACGAGACGCGCCGCCGCGCGACGATGCGCGCCCACTCGGCCACGCACCTGCTCCACGAGGGTCTGCGACGTCAGTTGGGAACCCATGTCGCCCAGGCGGGGTCGCTGGTGGCTCCCGACCGGCTGCGGTTCGACTTCAGCCACTACGAGGGCGTTCCGCGCGCGGCTCTGGACGAGGTCGAGGCGTTCGTCAACGAGCAGGTTCTCGACAACTTGCCCGTGCGGATCGCGCACATGGGCTTGGACGAGGCGAAGGGCAAAGGAGCGATGGCGCTCTTCGGCGAGAAGTACGGCGAGGTCGTCCGAACCGTCGGGATGGGCGAGGTGAGCCTGGAGCTCTGCGGCGGAACCCACGTGCCATCGACCGCGGCGGTCGGTCCCGTCAAGATTCTGCGCGAGCAGAGCATCGCGGCGGGCGTCCGGCGGATCGAGGCGATCACGGGCAAGGCGGCGTACGCCTTCTTCCGCGACGCCGACGCGACGCTGGACGAAGTGGGGAGCCTCGTTGGCGCGCGGCGACGCGAGGAGGTGACCGACCGCATCGAGCGGTTCCTCCAAGACGCCAAGCGTTTGGAGCAGGACGCGGCGCAGCTTCGCCAGCAGGCGGCGCTGTCGCAGATGGACACCTATGTCCAACAGGCGCAGGACGTAAAGGGCGTGCGCGTCGTCGCATCGGTCGTCCAGGGCATCGACCGCGACGAACTGCGGGGCTTGCTCGACGCCGTTCGCGGGAAGCTCGGTTCCGGCGTGGTCGTCCTCGGCGCGGAGGTGGACGGCAAGCCGGCGTTCGTCGCCGGTGTGTCGCAGGACCTGATCGCGAACCGGGGCTTGAAGGCGGGCGATATCGCCGGAGCCGTGGCGAAGATCGCGGGCGGCGGCGGAGGCGGACGCCCCGACATGGCGCAGGCTGGCGGACGCGATCCGTCGAAGCTTGTCGAGGCGGTTGCCGCCGTCGTAGACATCGTCTCCGAGCGCGTTTCGTAACGCTCGCGGTTGCGAGTAGGGCGTTCGGCGGGTATCCTTGGGCTAGAAGCGCTGATCCGCGAGTCCGCCTGAGTCGCGTTCAGGCTGAACACCGGGGTCGGCTCGCCCGGCATGACCCCCTGCGATTGCTGGATCCCGAGCGTTGCGCCCAGAACCATGGAGGCGGCAGGTGGCTGAGTATCTGGCAATAGCACGCGACGTGTGCCTCATCCTGGTCAGCCTCTTGGCGATTGCTGGGTTCTGGCGCCTCGGTGCCATGTCGGCGGATTTCTTCCGTGACATGAAGCAGATCGTGTCGCTGATGGTGAAGGTCGAGCAATCCATCGAAACACAGTCGGAGCGCCTGGGCGAAGCGCTGGTGTCGATGCGTGCGCTCACGGACGCTGTGCGCGAGACAAACGACTACCAGATCGAACCGATCCTGAAGAACCTCCAGAAGGCGACGGACAGCCTGAACGACAGCCTGGCGGAGGTCTCCGTGGTCATCGAGAAGGGGAGCAAGTTCTCGCTCGATACGATCCGCAAGGCAACCGTTTACCGCGATCGCGTGTTCCGACCGATCATCGAGGCGGCGAGCCTCTTCAGTGGGGCGCGAGCCGTCGTCCGGGCGTTGCCAATCCCGAAACCCAAACTTCTACGACGGAAGTAGAGGAATCATCATGGCAGAGAGCGGGAACAGCACCGGAACCGTCATCCTCGCGTTCTTGGTCGGAGGCGTCATCGGCGCGGGCGTCGCCCTGCTCTTCGCGCCAGCCAGCGGGGAAGAGACGCGGCGGCGGATCAAGGCAACCTCGGACGACGTGAAGCGGAAGACCGAGGAGTTCATCGACGAGAGCCGCGAACGCATCGCGGAGCTGGTGGAAGACGGCTCGGATCGGATCGCCGAGCTCGTCGAGCAGGGAAAGTCGAGCGTGGGCAGCCTGACCGCCAGTCTCAAGAGCCTCGTCGATGAGGGCAAGAAGGCGTACCGTGCCCGGCGGAACGAACTGACGGCGGAAGGCAACGGCGAGGGGCTGCCCGAGGCGGCTCCGTCCGACGAGCCGGTCGCCACCTGATCCGAGCGTCGGCTGCCGTACGGGCACTGAGTGGTCTGTTTCGTCGATCTGTATGGAGTCCACGGACACCGTACCGTAGGGGCGACGCGCCGCGTCGCCCTACTTCACGGGGTTCATCCACGAAAAAGACCACTGAGCGGATCCGTTCGCAGATCCATTGCTCGGTCGAGCGGCGTGGAGTCGCAGGGGCGGGTCTGAGACCATTGGTGTCAACTTAAGCGACCCAAGTGCTGTGGCGATGCATCCCCCTCCTCGATCCTCCCCCATAAATGGGGAGGAAGCCCGTTCCCTCCCCTTTCGCAAGGGGGAGGGGCAGGGAGGGGGTTGGGAACCAACCGGTTCCCACGGTCACAAGCCACATCGGACGCGCGTCTTGCGTGGGGAACGATCACTTACCCACAAAACGAACCACTGGAAGCGCATCCCTACCGATGAATCTGACGGACCTGCGTCGTCTGCTGGACGAAGTGCGCGCTGGCGAACGTTCGGTAGACGACGCATTCGCCCGTCTGCGTGACCTTCCCTTCGAAGACCTCGGCTTCGCCAAGGTAGACCACCACCGCTCGCTGCGGCATGGGTTCCCCGAAGTCATCTACTGCCCCGGCAAAGCGACCGAGCACATCGTCGAGATCGCCCGCGCCATCGTCGCGCGGGGCGAGAACCTGTTGGCGACCCGCGCCAGCAGCGAGGTCTTCGACGCCGTCCGAGCGGCGATCCCCGATGTGGAATACAACGACCGCGCGCGAATCATCCGCCGCGTCGCCTCCGCGGTCGAGCCGCGAGACGGCGTCCTCGTCGTCAGCGCGGGGACATCGGACATTCCCGTCGCCGAGGAAGCCTACGAGACGGCGACGATCATGGGGAACCGGGTCGAGCGGCTCTACGACGTGGGCGTTGCCGGCATTCATCGCCTGTTGAGCCATACGTCGGTGCTGACGGCGGCGCGCGTGATCATCGTCGTCGCGGGCATGGAGGGCGCGCTGCCCAGCGTCGTCGGGGGGCTGGTGAGTGTTCCCGTGATCGCGGTTCCGACGAGCACGGGTTACGGCGCGAGCTTCCAGGGACTCGCCGCGCTGCTGGCGATGCTGAACACCTGCGCTTCCGGCGTGACGGTCGTCAACATCGACAACGGCTTCGGAGCGGGGTACGCCGCCGCATTGATCAACCGGCTCGATCCCGATCCATCCTGAACTCCCCGAGTACGGCTGGCAGCAACGCGGCAAATCATTGCTTTGGCGCGCTGCTGTTCGTACAATGGGCTCCACTTTGCGAGTCGCCGCAGATGCGCTGCGTGCCGGTTCTGCATCGAATGACACCACAGGGAACGTGAAAGGCGATCGAGGCTTTCAGATGATCGTGAAAATGCGCCGCACTGCGAGCGCCGATGACATCCAGGCAGTTGAGCAGCGTTTGCACGAGCTCGGCTACCAGACCGGCAAGCTAGTCGGCACCGAGATCACATTGATCGGTGTCTACGGCGACATCTCCGCCTTGCCGCAGGGAGAGATCTTCGAGATGGCAGGCGTGGAGGAGCTGATTCCCATCTCGCGAGCCTACAAGCGCGCCGCCCAGAAAGGCGACATCATCAACCCGATCTACACGAGCTTTCCGATCGGGAACGTCGTCGTGGGTGGCAGCGATCTGGTCGTGGTCGCGGGTCCCTGCTCCGTCGAGAGCGAAGTCCAGATCATGGAATCCGCGCAGATGGTGAAGGAAGCCGGGTGCTCCGTTCTGCGCGGAGGCGTTGTCAAGTACCGTTCCAGTCCCTACAGTGGATGGGAAGGGCTGGGCGCGGATTCCGTCGAAGACCTGCGGCAGGCGCTCCATTACATTGTGAAGGCGGGTAAGGAGTTCGGTCTCCCGACCGCCGTCGAAATCCTCGACCACACGATGGTGTCTGAGTACGAAGACGCCGGCGTCGACTGCCTGCAGATCGGCGAGCCCAACAGCCGGAACACGTCTCTCCTGAACCGGCTCCGCGACACTTCGCTGCCCGTCATCCACAAGCGCGGCACGTCACTCGACTCGGAGGCGTACCTCCTGTGGGTCGAACGCATGATGACCAAGGGCAAAGAGAACATCATCCTCTGCGAACGCGGCGTCATGAGCGCCAATCGCTATACCCGCAATACGCTCGATCTGGGCAGCGTGGCTGCGTTCCACTATCACCTGTCGCATCTGCCCATCGCGGTAGACGCCTCGCACGGAACGGGCGTCCGCGACCTGGTGCACCCGCTGACGCTCGCGAGCGTGTTCGCAGGGGCGTCCGTCTTGCTCGTCGAAGCTCATCCGAACCCATTGATCGCCAAGTCGGACGGGTTCCAGGGGCTCTTCCCGGAACAGCTTTCGCGGCTGGTGACGGCAGCAGAAGCCACATGGAAGCTCCGCACTGAGCTGGAACCCTTGTACACTCCGTCCGCCGTCCTCGAGAAGGCATACGATCAGCGCGTCGCCGAGGATCGCAAGCGGCTCTTCGGCTAAGGAGCTCCAGGCGAGCGCTCAGCGACGAGATTGGTCTCTGAGCGCTTGCCCAACGAGCTCTCCCTGACGTTCCGCCAGCCTCCGCATTTGCTCTGCCAGTCGGCGCATCTGTTTCGGCGACAGATCGTCGTGGCGCATGCGCTCTGCCAAGTCCTGCATCTGCCGCGCCAGTTCGTTCGCCAGCAGCTCCGCCTGCTGCGGATCGCCGTCGCGCTCCGACTCCTCGCCGGAATCGTCTCCCTCATCGTCCGCGACGTGTGGCGGCGCGCCGGGACGGGGAGGATGCGGCGGAGCCGGAGGCTTGTGCGCGAAGAACCCCGCGAACCCGTCGCGGAACGCTCTGCCGAAGTCGCGCATGGGGTCGATGTGCAGATGGGCGTACTCGCCGCCCTCGTCACCGATGCCTTTTAGATAGGCGGCGAGCTGCTTCGCGGCGATGCCCACGTGGTCGATCCCCGCATCGTCGGCGAGCTCTTCGAACAACCAGTTTGGCGCGATGCCAACTTCGGCGAGACGGCTCAGCACGGCGTTGTACTGCCGGATGAGCATCGTCTCGCCCTTCTTGAGCGCGCCGGTGAGACTCGCGTGCATCGCCGTCTCGCCCGTCGTCTCCAGGAACCGGATGATGGCGCGCATTTCATGCGTGACCTGCTGCTGCTGTTCTTCGGTCATTGTCAGTCTCCTCCAAGGATCGGCTTGAGCCGTTCGTAGAGCACGCGTTTCCCTTTGTGGAGCCGCCATTTCACCGTCGTCAAGGGAACGCCGAGGAAGTCGGCGATCCGCTGTTGAGGCATCTCGTCCCAATAGCAGAGCCGCAGGACGATCCGGTGGTCGGGATCGAGCTCCTCGACGGCTGTGAGGAGCGCGTCGCACTCCTCTTTGAGGATGAGAACCGCCACAGGACTTGGCGCGATGACGCGGCTGCGTCGGAGCAGCGCCTCGTCGATCTCCGAGCGGGGTTCCGTGCGCGCCGACCTCTCCGCGACTCTCAGCGCTCGATGGCGCGTCACGGCGTGAACCCACGCTCCGAAGCGCGATGGGTCCTCCAACTGCGGCAGCGCCTTGAAGGCGAGCAATAGGACGTCCTGAACCACGTCCTCGGCGGCATCCCCGACGATGCTCCGAGCGACGGCGGCGATCGCCGGACGGTAGCGCGCGGCGAGCTCGTCGAACGCGTCCAGGTTCCCCAGCAGGGACGCCAGGACGAGTTCGACGTCTTCGAAGGCGCTCCAGTCCGCCGGCGTCACCGTCTACTCCCTTCACATAGATAGATACGCGACGGACATAGAGGATAGCAGGAAGGCGCACGCGGTCGGACAGACGGCATAGCGGAGAAGTGGCTCTGCGGCTATGTTGACGCGTCGTCGGCGCTGGCGTACTAATGGAATGCGTCATCGTCGGTAGGGATCGGATAGGCAGAAAGGCGAGACACCCATGACGGATCGCGATGTTCTCCGAGACCTAGCGAAACAGTACCTCGACATCTGCGCTGATCCCGACCAGGCACGGCGACGGGCAGAATGGCGACGGCATAACAGCCTCCAACCGACGCGTCCACTCATCTACGTCCGCGCCTTCGCGTGGGGCGAGATGCCGGAGTCCCGGTGTGTTTGCCAAGACCCCTACCTACGCCGCTACGAGAGCCAGTTCCGACAGCATCTCTTCTGGAACACGCTCGATGACGACTCCATCTTCGAACCGTGGATCACGGTGCAGGCAACGCACCGATGCGGCGGGTGGGGCGTCGCCATCGCTCGCCGCCACAGCGATACGCCGCGCGGTTCGTACAAGCTCGATTACCCGCTGAAGCAGTTGGCGGACCTCGAATCGCTGCGCACCCCCTGGCACGAGATCGACGAACAGGCGACAGCGCGGAACGTCGAACGGCTCGGAGAAGCCATCGGCGATCTCATCACGATCAATGTGGATCGGGGCCCCGCCTACCGGATGTGGTCGGCGGACATCTCGACAGATTTGGGGCATCTGCGGGGAATCGAGAACTTCATGTTGGACATGGCGGATCACCCGGAGTGGCTTCACCGCCTATGCCGTTTCATGAGCGACGGCGTGCTGAAAACGCACGACGAAGCCGAAGCGGCGGGCGACTGGGGCTTGTCCGCCCACCAGAATCAGGCGATGCCCTACGCTGAAGAGCTCCCGGACCCTCAACCGAACGTCAACGGTGTGGCGCGCGACCGGCTCTGGGCGTACATGGCGGCGCAGGAGTTCACGCTCGTTTCGCCCCAGATGCACGAGGAGTTCCTCCTGCGCTATCAGCTCCCCATCCTCGAGAAGTTCGGTCTCACCGCGTACGGATGCTGCGAAGACCTGACGCGCAAGATTCCGATGCTACGGCAGATTCCGAATCTGCGGCGCATCGGCGTCGCCCCGGCTGCGGATTGCGCCCGATGCGCGGAGCTCATCGGGGACGACTACGTCCTGAGTTACCGCCCAAGCCCGACCGACATGGTCGGCTATGGGTTCGACGAGGGGTATGTCCGACGCGTTCTCGAACGCGATCTACAGGCATGCCGCGTGAATGCATGCCGCGTCGATATCACGCTCAAGGACGTGGAGACCGTGCAGGGCGATCCGGAGCGCGTCCGCAAGTGGGTGTCCGTGGCGCGCCAAGCCATCGATGCGGTTTTCGGTGTCTGAGTGGTCTGTTTCGTAGGCTCATCACTGGGTCGAGGCTTCCCAACAGGGACCGTCTTCGAAGACGCTCCGGTCCGCCTGCGTCACCGTCCCATCCCCCTTCCCGTGGATGGATGCCGACGAACTCGGTAGATAGCGAAAGAACGCTCGGCCGGAGCGGCTGTGCAGGTGGGGCGTTCGGCAGCGGCATTCAGGAGAGGGCGACGTATCCCTGCATGTCTTCGAAGCCTTGGGCACATGGTGGTCTCGAGGGTATCTGTAGTCGTCTGTGTGGCCCGCGTATGGTTCGGTGGGCTATGTCAGGAACGACACGCCGGCAGTCTTCATGGTGTCGAACGTTCCGTCATTGTAAGGGTAAGGGTTCTGGATCTTGCCCCGGCGGTAGAGCTCATAGAGCAAGAGCCAGTGCTCATCCAGCCGGTAGACGTCATCCGGGTCTAGGCCGCCAGCGAAGCGAACCACAGACTGGCGGTGTGAACGCGTACCGTACAGGAAGAGCAGGAGTAATGACATACAGTCCTGGGACTCGTAGACTGCCTTCGATGCGGTCCGATCAAGCGTAGTACCAAGCTCATGGAGGTAATATTGCCCCCAGACCATCGCGTCCGACCTTCGGTACCGCGCGTTCTCGCGGACAAGCTCCTTGAGTTCATCCACGAAGACCCGTGGCCACTGCTTGGGAGGAAGGATGTTCCGCAGGAGTGGCAGCAGCACGGGTTGATGGAAGCACAGAGCAACGGCATATCGCAGCACATCGAGCTTCGCTGCTGCACTCAGCCGCTTACTGACGGCTTTCAGAGCGTACTTCAGTACGCTGCCATCCGGCCTCCTATCGGCAAGCTCAACGGCCCGATCAATGTACGCCAAAGCGACATGAGCATTGAGTTGAGGCTCGCTCGGCAGGGACAGCCTCAGCGCCGTCAGCCAGTCCTCGTCAAGAGGTCGAGGCAACTGGCGGATCCGTGTCTTGTCCACGCTGAGGACAAGCTTGAATCTGGCGAGCTCGCGCTCCAGGAGGACAATGAAGTCGCGGGCATCCTACTCAATACGACAGCAAGCAGTGTAGTCGTCGATGTAGCGAGCGTAAGCGGCCTACCTAGATGAGCAGAAACTCCTGAGCTTTTTATCGATCACTGCAAGGATAAGCTCGATCAGGATGTTGGATGTCGCAGGGCCAATGGCAATTCCTTGCGTTTCACCGCGCTTCATCTGCTGAGCACACGTGTCGAGCTTGTTGTACCAGACGCTCCTCGTGCCTCGCGTAGCCTTTGCCGTGTCGAACCCGACGGCGGCCCACGGTATCGAGTGCGTGTACACGCTGGGGAAGAAGTTCGAGATGTCTGTCGTCACCACATATCGCTGACCAGTGCGGCTGACGAGAGCTGCTCTCTGTTTCTCCATGCTTCGCTCATAGTCCATCACGATCAGGCGCCCATCTCTGTGTCGGCGAGGACGTATGATGCTACTGGGGTTCTGCTCTATACTGGCCAAATCGCTCCAGTTGTCATGGATGCACAGACATAGCAGAGCATAGGCAGTCGGGTGCGGTATCGCGCAGGCTCGCGAGACGTTGTTGAAGCGTGTCAAGCGGTACTCAACAGCGTCGTAACCGAGACACGGTGCGCATTTCGACTGCCGGTCCGGCTTGGCTGCGGCGAGCTGTCTGGCGACGTTAGGCGTGAACGTCGAAGACGAAAAGATGGGAGGAAGTTCTTCACTCTCTTTTTTCTGCATGGGCAGATAGTTGTGCCGCAGGAGAGCCTCCAGAACGAAGTCGCTGTCGAGTGCCACGGACGGAAGCTCCTGCGGGTTGACGCTGCGTCAAGCAGAGACAAAAGCCGCTCAATGCATAGCCGCTCTGGGAACCTGCCACTAGGAGCGCGGCTCAGTTTGCTCGAAGTCCAAAACGGTCTTCGTGAGGCCTTGGTGGGTTGTCGCGCGGTGGTCGTGGATTGGGGTTCGCCTTGCTGTCATCCGCGCTGGGGGCTAAACTGCGCCGCGACCTCCCTCCGACTGGCAGCGTAAGGAGCCCCCATGGGTCTGCGGACGAATCTCGACAAGCTCGCGTGTCTCTCCGTCGTCGGCGAAGTGTCCCATCCGAGGGTCGGAGCCTCCCCCTACCGCGTCGCCCAGGACGGAACGCCTCACATTGTCCCGGGAACCG is part of the Candidatus Poribacteria bacterium genome and encodes:
- a CDS encoding YtxH domain-containing protein gives rise to the protein MAESGNSTGTVILAFLVGGVIGAGVALLFAPASGEETRRRIKATSDDVKRKTEEFIDESRERIAELVEDGSDRIAELVEQGKSSVGSLTASLKSLVDEGKKAYRARRNELTAEGNGEGLPEAAPSDEPVAT
- the larB gene encoding nickel pincer cofactor biosynthesis protein LarB; the encoded protein is MNLTDLRRLLDEVRAGERSVDDAFARLRDLPFEDLGFAKVDHHRSLRHGFPEVIYCPGKATEHIVEIARAIVARGENLLATRASSEVFDAVRAAIPDVEYNDRARIIRRVASAVEPRDGVLVVSAGTSDIPVAEEAYETATIMGNRVERLYDVGVAGIHRLLSHTSVLTAARVIIVVAGMEGALPSVVGGLVSVPVIAVPTSTGYGASFQGLAALLAMLNTCASGVTVVNIDNGFGAGYAAALINRLDPDPS
- a CDS encoding 3-deoxy-7-phosphoheptulonate synthase (catalyzes the formation of 3-deoxy-D-arabino-hept-2-ulosonate 7-phosphate from phosphoenolpyruvate and D-erythrose 4-phosphate), whose translation is MGSTLRVAADALRAGSASNDTTGNVKGDRGFQMIVKMRRTASADDIQAVEQRLHELGYQTGKLVGTEITLIGVYGDISALPQGEIFEMAGVEELIPISRAYKRAAQKGDIINPIYTSFPIGNVVVGGSDLVVVAGPCSVESEVQIMESAQMVKEAGCSVLRGGVVKYRSSPYSGWEGLGADSVEDLRQALHYIVKAGKEFGLPTAVEILDHTMVSEYEDAGVDCLQIGEPNSRNTSLLNRLRDTSLPVIHKRGTSLDSEAYLLWVERMMTKGKENIILCERGVMSANRYTRNTLDLGSVAAFHYHLSHLPIAVDASHGTGVRDLVHPLTLASVFAGASVLLVEAHPNPLIAKSDGFQGLFPEQLSRLVTAAEATWKLRTELEPLYTPSAVLEKAYDQRVAEDRKRLFG
- a CDS encoding RNA polymerase sigma factor, giving the protein MTPADWSAFEDVELVLASLLGNLDAFDELAARYRPAIAAVARSIVGDAAEDVVQDVLLLAFKALPQLEDPSRFGAWVHAVTRHRALRVAERSARTEPRSEIDEALLRRSRVIAPSPVAVLILKEECDALLTAVEELDPDHRIVLRLCYWDEMPQQRIADFLGVPLTTVKWRLHKGKRVLYERLKPILGGD
- a CDS encoding RNA-directed DNA polymerase, giving the protein MALDSDFVLEALLRHNYLPMQKKESEELPPIFSSSTFTPNVARQLAAAKPDRQSKCAPCLGYDAVEYRLTRFNNVSRACAIPHPTAYALLCLCIHDNWSDLASIEQNPSSIIRPRRHRDGRLIVMDYERSMEKQRAALVSRTGQRYVVTTDISNFFPSVYTHSIPWAAVGFDTAKATRGTRSVWYNKLDTCAQQMKRGETQGIAIGPATSNILIELILAVIDKKLRSFCSSR
- a CDS encoding DUF4438 domain-containing protein is translated as MGLRTNLDKLACLSVVGEVSHPRVGASPYRVAQDGTPHIVPGT